The Malus domestica chromosome 08, GDT2T_hap1 genomic interval TGTGAGTGTGTCGTAAGATGTATGAGAAGCAAGTCTATGAGGCTCCACTGATTGATGAGATAGGGACTATTCAACTAACACACCAGaattttgttcaaaaataacaaactaataCACTGCAATCACTACCATTCATACAAaaactcctctctctctctctctctctctctctctcgaagaGGCGGCCTTTatttaagagagaaaaaaaaattaaatattactgTAAATGAACAAAAATCAACAACTTATTTTAGTTATATGTTTCCTTGATCGATTtttaaataagaatgaaaaacgAAATGGTAACAAAAACGaatactaaaaaatcaatagTCGCGAAGTATATACCTTCTTGATGCCTTCTAGATGTCGGCCGGGAAGGTGGAAtgaaagagagaggaaaagaggaaagaaacGAACAAGAAAGGAAAAGGACTATCCAATTATAACAATGACTTCTTGGCGGTGATTACAGCTATTCAATGCATTATTTTAGGTTGGAATTTGGAAGCATTTAAGAAGTGGCATGACAACAaccacaaaataaacaaatgtgATTAGAGAAAAGACCAGGGCCAACCCAGCCTTAGTGCGGGCTGGGTGACCGTCCAGGTCCAAAAATTATTATGGGGGTAATTTCATAAATgctttcataagagtataaatttatacatttttttttaatgaccaAACAATTTAACTAGAATAGTGGTTTTTGTtgttaaaaattaacaaggaggTCCTAAGTTCAAAACATTGCGTGTttatttacttttcaatttttatgaatttcttttaataagagtataaatttataaaattcgaCAGAATGATCAAGAAATTTAATCAAAAGTGATGGTttatgttgtttaaaattaacaaggagGTACCAGTTCAAAACTCTATgtgttttttttactttctagtttttacaaatttcttttcaaaacGCTATCTTACGAGATTCGTACTAAAATTACGAACTACTATATCATTGTATTAACTATTAAGTGGTTGCTCTATATAATTATTCGGAATTTAAAGGAGGCATATGGGGTTGGAACATCAATTTAAatctctcaaaaaaaaaatcctagacAGACAAGAAAATCAAAATACAGAATGCGATTGCAAAACAATGCTCGTCTGATGAAGGAGAAAAATAGTAGCAGTAATATTCCCTATATACGCTGCAATAGGCTTTGCCTTTCTCAGCAGTAAGTTCCCAAGGAGCAATCGGCCCGTGGATAATCATGTCAGCATCCAGAATCACAACCCTATTAAGAACAAAAAATGCACAAATAATCCAAATTTAGGAGATGTGGTTGTTTAATTGTACCTAAGGTGTAGTAGTTATTGTTGGTGTTTACCCTTCGAGGGAGTCGAAGACCTTGAATTAAAGAGGAATGCGGAAACTAGGATTAATATTCAATTTCTATGTATACTGGACAATTTAAagattgagattttttttcacTTCTACAGTTCTACACACTTTCTAGACCTAAATATTTCCGAGAAACAAACGAAAAGTGAAAAAAATCGTACCCGGTCCTAGAGAGCATACGTGAGAGTttttaatccaaacataaaaaaaacaattgacaactaaatcaaaattttgacAACCAATcatcaaaaaattcaaaatttctaaAACCTTTCGATCAACTTTGGACTTACATTGCAGTTTGTAGCTTTTCCAACCACAACGAAGGTAATCGAGAAGGAAGCGAGAGCATGAAGCAGCTCCCATGGGAGCTCCTTGACAATTGGTCTcctaaaaactgaaaaattaaCCATTTTTCAAAGTAAATGCAGGGTTCATAAAAATCCTGTGAAACTTATTAAGATTAAAAAACTTAGGCGAATCAGTTTGTTCACATACCTCACATCCTGAGCCAAGAGAGCCAGAGGCTGCTGCTGCTGTTTTCGACAAAATTGGGGCAATGGTGGAGGAAGATAGGAGGAGGGTTCTGGCAGAGCAAATtgatggaaaaaaaatagaagggaAAATGTAACACGACTTAGTAATTGTATATGTTACGAAAGTAGTGATAAAGTCCTGATAAAATATCTACATCTTTATATCTTTCCACTTTGATAGCTAAATTAATATTCTTAACCGAACCAAGTTCTTGAATTAAAGAATCTGGGCTCTCTATAGCACTGGAAAGAATATAACATATTTATACACAACCCAAAAGATCCATCCAGGCTAACCCCATTGAATTAAAACAAATTCAACcaggaaacaaaaaaattaagaacaacccaaaaaccaaaagaaaccctaTTGTAGTTTTAGCTCACTAACCCATCGAATCAAAACAAATTCAATCAAAGAACATAAAATTAATAACCCAgaaatttaatcaaataatTCTGCAAAAAAAGACACCATTGGGTATCGAAACTCATGAAGAGCTCGGAAATAATCAAACCAACATCCAATTTAGTACACACCTAAGAAAAATATAAGCAAGAAACCATTCCCAACTCTCCAATCATTCATCAAACACAATAATACAATCATATAAAACTCTCATTcatttatccaaattgaattaATTCAATTTTCATTGGAAGATCTCAGTTATTATTAGATAATCTACCACTGAATCAGAAGAGTTGAACAGAAAAAGGTAAACCAAACCAAATTATCCATTTCAAAAGGCTGAAGCAGTGATGTAAATTATCAAGGGGGGAACATATAgggaaaagataagaaaaaatgGCTTACCAATTGTGGCTATTGCCACCCCAAACAAAGACAACAGCAACAGACCTGAAAAATTGAATGCTGAATTAAAAGAAACATATATTGGAGagtcaaattgaaaaaaaatcaaaccaaaatttaCATTAACAGATAAACATACACCAgagtaaagaaaaagagaaCCAATGTGTTTCCGGTAAGGACCCAGCAAACCACCCAACACTTCAAACCACTTCTCAAAAAAATTACACAGAACAGAATCAaatcaataactttttttggTCTGAACTGAAAAttaagtaaaaaaattaaaactcttTTCTGATTTGAACAATAAAATGccaaccaaaaataaaatatatacaaagaaaatatataaacacattaaaaactgaaaaacatTCTTACATTCTGAACTAAGCAACAAACACTTGCTTTcagttttatatatttaaacTCATGACTGAtgataaaattaccaaaatttagaATCAATGTCAATGATAAGGACAATGACTAAAATTTCATATGACTAAAATTTAGAAAATGCAGAAATTTGGCCCTGAACGATTAAAAtatagaacaaaaaaaaaaaacaaacataaatACTTACTGGTAATAAATCCCACCCACCACAGAAGCTCTAAGAGATAAGAATACCCTTCATAACCTATTACAATCAAGAATCAATGAAAACATTTCAGAAAATCAAAATCgtaaaaacaaaaactgaaattttgaggaaaatttgaaataaataaataatcatcAACTCTGACTCCAGAAGTAGCTGTAGGTACCTCAAAAGTGAGAGACAAAGCGAagagatgagtgagagaatagggATTTCGAGATGATGAAGTCGAAGCGGAAGGTCTAGCGATGATGGTCGCGTGGGCAGCTGAGTTTTCTCGTGGTTTCTAAGGAAAAACTGGAGAGACTTCTACTGGACACCAACAGGGCTAAATCGTCTTTTTACTGTGTTATTCACAAAAAACAAAGGTTAGATTTGAAGAGCACCTGAAGGGAAAAAACGAAAGAATACTGTAGAATGAACAGTATCTCGTTTTCTCTTTTAGTATATACTAGTGTTAGTGCCCGCGCATTGTTACAGGTTTTAAAAGCATATAAAACATGTAAAATGTATTTAATATAATACGTTAACATACCTATTAGCGTTGATAGTAATATTGGATGATGGTGtaataatcataaaaataaaaataaatcctAGGCCAACATGAACTAGGGGTAGGAGTGAGTTCAAAAAAtcaagaattgaaaaaaaaactgaaccgaaaccgaaaaaatccaACCGAACGAAAAATTACATAACAGAATTGAAAAAACAGAACTGAACAGAATTCTTTTGGCTTGGTTTCGATTTCAAtggtctagaaaccgaaccgaaccgaactgaattaattaaattaattttttatttattttattatctgttttgggtattattttctaaacctaATTTGTAAGCCCAAGGGCCAATGTGTTGCCAATTGTGCTAAGTCCAATTTTCTGAAGAGGCCCTCGGCCCAGACACACTCAAATCTCCCACACACAGCACACATCACCTCACCTTCTAAAAGACTCCCAGACTCAAATCTCACAGACACTTGTCCTCAGTCCTccctctcgatctctctctccTACAGTCCAGACTGCCTCTTATCCTTCTCGATTCTCAATCTCTCTTTGTCGAACTCGAAGGGACGGATGACGAAGTCAATCTCTCTTTGTCGAACTTGAGGGGATGAACAATTAAGTCGAACAACGCGAAATCTTTGTCGAACTCGAGGGGATGAACAATTAAGTCGAACAACTCGAAACGATAAATCAATCATCTCCTCTGTCTTGACTCAGATTTGCATGGAAGCCGAGCTCAGCTGACGATCTTTTTCAGTTTCAAGGTATTGTGTTATAGGGATTTAGGAttgtaaattaaattatgatttccTAGGGATTTTGTTGGGTTGTTGAATCGTAACGGTCTTTTATTGGAAGCTGGCGCTTACCTGGACTACCTTCAGGACCGACCATACAATACTATTCTTACACCATCTCTTTATTGAAAATGAAACCCACATGATTCATTGGAAGACCCTATCTTAGATAGTACGTACTACTAGATGGCAAGTGTGAGTAGTAAAGTTTAATCCACGCCTCGTCTGATGTTTGGTCCAAACTACCCAAGATATCAACTTCCCAAGCCCCAACTGAACGATCAAATTTCATCTATTGCTAACCCCGCATGAAACAAAATCCGGTGAACTGATTCAAGTTGATGTTCTATAGTGCTTAAtatagttgtgttatttgggtCTTGTCTGGCGATGccaatatatgtatatgttccAAACATATGCTCAGTATCACAGCCAAGCTTCTTTCCCTTCTCTtcttatttttgtaaaaaacacaaaaggcAAGAGCATAAAAGCTAGACACGACCAAAGATTACGAAATTACAGACACAGAACGCCAAGGAGAATGATGCACGCATGCATGCACCTTTATTTactcatacatacatatatatacgatCTCCACTCGTGAGTAGCGACCTCACATAAACTGATCATGGGAGGACGCGCCGCGCTGCCCCAGCATTCCCTTGATCTCCTTGGCCACCTTGGCCTCCACCTTGGCGGCCGGCTTGCCATTCTTGACCACCACCTAGGCGTCCGCCTTGTGATTCTTGACCACCACCTTGCCCCCCACCTTGTTCGCTGCCTTGCCCACCATATTTCCCGTGGGCACCACCTTGCCATCCTTGACCACCGCTTTCGACATGTACGCCTCCTTGGCGGTCACCTTGACTGCTGCTTATTTGGACTTGAATAGCCTTGGGTTTCTTAGGCTCTGGCAGCGGCCTCTTCGCCACAGTGATGGTCAGCACCCCGTCCTGACACTCGGCCGAAATTTTCTCAATATCTGCATTGTCCGGCAGCACAAACTTCTTCAAATACTTCCCGAGCCTCCTCTCCATCCTCAAATACTTGACCCCCTGatccttttccttctctctcctcctctcccCACCCACCACCAGCACGTTGTCGTCTTCAATCTTCACATCAATCATATCCGGCCTCAGCCCAGGCACGTCCACCACGAATACATAGGCATTTTGAGTCTCCTTCACGTCCGCGGGCGTGGCAGCCATGGCCTTGGCCTCGCGGACGTACTGCCGAGAAGGGGCGTGGTGGCTCTGATGATTCTGCTCATCGGAGGTGTCGAGCAAGTCGTGCAGGGTCTCGAGAAGGTTGTTGGGATCGAACCCAATATTCCTCAGGCTCATCACCTCCATACTCGTGACAATGATGATAGGATCTCAAACTCttgaaaaatgatgaacaaaCTTAAGTGGAAACTATGAGATGGGATTTTAGTTTGGTTGGTTTGTCTAGGGTTTTGGAGAGCTTATATAGTATGAGAGAAATAATGAAGCGGTGATATTTCTGAAGAAAATTTGGTGTACGTTTGACAAGTGTGTGTGTTCTTCACTTGTTTCGCGAAGGAGGATCGGTTGTTTTTGTCTTTATGGCTGCTACGTGGGAATTCAGAGGGGGTTTGGGATCCGCGTGGCAGTTCAGAGGGAGTTGGGAATCCGCGTGGCAGTTCTGTCGGAAGCTGATGCAAATGCATGACCAGAATATGTGGCAATTGGCAAGCATACCCCCTCACGTGAatgctacttttttttttgcatagttgatattttttatgaaacgatattatctaaattatagaaaataaaataagtttaACTTCACAATGGgttaataataatatgattcaaattcaacttttagcgagaatcgaacctaaaacatctcacttacaaacgaaaaaaaaatatcattaaattGTAGAACTAAGTgaaacatatatacatatttgaGTTCCAAGGAAATGCAACTTTTTTCTATCCATGTAGGCTTTAAAATCATAAACGTGACACCAAATATCATTTTATACAGTAGAATTTCGATAAATCTTGagctaaaaaaaatattatttaacaaGATTATTACTTGGAATTGTCGATAAAtgaataaattattaattatattaattaaataattaaaaataattgtttgttctttcgtttattacaattaatatcCTTTGAAGCGTCCCGAAACCACCCGAGTCCTTGTATGGATCCGCCCTATTTTTATTTCAAAGATTTGTCTCATTttatggagaaatttttagttataataGGAATACGAGTTATACACCAcgtatttttatgtaagtggtgaaaaattttattttttaagttattaactttttaatacatatatcccaccatttatataataacaagTGATATACTATCTCGTGTGATAattatactgaaaaatctctccatctCATTGTACATAAGGAAGGGTGGGTTACGGGAGTGAAAATGAAATGATGACGTGGATTGAAGCCATTGGTTCAGTGTAAAAGCAACCCAATCTCACATTGGATGGACCTCTCCATCCAAGTCGAAGACGTATCACATTAATGAGATgaactttcttctttttcaaaagaaaaGGTGAAGGATTCTATTTCCTCATATTTCCATCCATTTTCCTTCCATTCTTTCACATattactttttatcttattatctttataaaaaaaatcaatataaaatattaatgtgaCAAAATCATAATTATTCaaataaaaatggaaaaaaaggaaaaaaaaattaggaggaAAAATAATCCTTCTCCTAAAGAAAATCCTTCTCATGACCAAAAGCAAATACCAATAAGTAAAATGTACTTAGCGGAGGAGTGGGTTATTCTACACAGTCAAATATGAATTTTCATTATCGTATTTAAATAAATACATCGTAAATTATTTTATcgtaaaaaattatgaaatataaAGTAACTCGTAtgttaaaatttgaattaagAGACTGGCTATAGCGTAATATCTATCACTTTTAACTCTCTTTGCATAGGCTTGAGCGTGGTGCTCATCATTGGAGAAAGATGTGAGAACGCTCGAGAGCGCTGCTTGATGAAATTCAACATTAAATTGTTCGATCGTGAAGGACGTGCGCAACGTAAAGAAATGGGCAGTTCTCTTTGATCCCCTTCTTACTAAGGCTGTTGAATGTTCTAGTAATTAATGTGGTCAATTTCAGATTACTGTCTTTCTGTTACGCTAACAAACATCACAATTGTTAAAATCGGCGACAAACATTTTAGTTGTTGCAGTCACTCGTCCTACTTTGATTTAAAAGAAAGGCGAAGGGTTTCGCGACGACATTTAATTGCGTCCAAGTTTCGTGCATGTATTTCActcaatgttctaaaaatccttACTTAGCGCCATCTAAGCATTAAACGATTGACCATCGTCCCATTAATGTTTAggcatttaaaaattaagaaaaaatgcCTAAACCTATTAAGGCGCCCGTCTAGACTGCCCAGGCACTCGCCTAACCCGCCCAGACTCATCTAACCTATGTtacgactcacttagacagaaagtaaataactttcatcttgcattttattttttcaataaactgTAAGAGATTTGTTAAATACTTAAAGGCACACACATTATATACTTGTTCcttatgttttcattatgttatGTTCCAATagcttataatatatatatatatcattccattttatagtttatgatgaaatcatatatattttaagtataatcAGACATTTATGTACACGAAATATAGATAGATTTAATTAAATCCGTCTaatccgcctaggcgcccgACTAGATCCCGCCTAACCACCTAAGTgcactattctaaaaatccccgcctagcgccgcctaggcgctaggccccagcccatcgccccgattaatgcctaagcCCCAACCCACCGCCTAGAtcacctaggcacccgcctaggttgcaactcacttagacagaaaatacataactttcattttgcattttgtttttttccaataaattataagagacttgttgcatacttgaatgaacaaacattatatccttattttacatgttttcattatgttccaatacttcatgatatatatatgcattctattttgtagtttatgatgaaattatatatatttcaaatagaagtagacacttatttacataaaatatgatagatttacttaaatccgcctaggcgcctGCTTAGGCCCCGCCTagctgcctaggcgctaggccctagCCCGCCGCCTGATTAGCACCTAACGACTTTTAGAACCTTACCTAAGCGTTAAGCTGTAATCCACCGCCTGACTAGCATCTAGTGTCTTTAGAACCTTGATTTCACTTTATGCACTTAACATCAACTTCAATTTTATTCAAACTTCATACGCACACATATAACACCTCGTACATGCATGAACATGATACATGCCTCATATTGTAAAAGAACAAACACCAAATTCAGAGTACAATAACCTCATATCTTCAACCTCCAGCAACACTGACCTGAATGGTCTTGGCCCTCTTGGGCTCCGGCGGAGGCAACTTCTCCACCCTCACCGTCAGCACGCCGTCTTGAGAAACCGCCGTGATCGCCTCCAAGTTCGCATTCTCCGGCAGCACAAACTTCCTCATAAACTTCCCAACCCTCCTTTCCATCTTCAAATACTTCCCCGCATCCTTGCTCTCCTTCTCTTTCTCCCGCCTCCGCTCCCCCCTCACCACCAACACGTTGTCGTTCTACACGTGCACTTTAATTTCATTGGCTTTGATTCCAGGCATGTCCACCACGAACGCGTACGCGTTCGGGTACTCCACCACATCCGCTGGGGTGGCCGCCATCGCCTTCGCGTCTCGGACGTACGCCCGAGAGGGGTTGTTGGCGTTTCGGGACTTTTCGGGCTCTTGATCGGCGAAGTCCAGCATGTCTTCCAATACTCTGAAGAAATTGTTTCCCCCGTTTATCAAATCCATGTTGACGCAAACTGTGTTAGATTGCCGAACGATTTGATTGATTAGTGTGGAAAATGGGGGATTAGAGTGATGTATTTATAGAGTGATTTAAGGAAGTAAAGAGAAAAGGTGAGAGAATTCTAGAGGATACAAAGAAAAGGAGCAGTGTTTGATCTGCTTCCTGTTCTGTCCAGATTGGCGAAGAATGTTCTACACAAGTATGATGCTTGACGTAaaagggcttttttttttttacagaaaaattaatgaaaagaggATCAAAACTttacattttaacaaaaaattatctaATAATTTTACTTGATGATAagggcaaaaagaaaaaaaaaacatataaacatgtGAGCCCAGCATGCATTCAGAAAACAGTGTaataccgttaagtttcataaatagtatattatCTTTAACCTTCCTAAACAGTGTAATACccttaagtttcataaacaatgtagtaagttttataaacagtgtagtaccgttaagttttataaataatgtAGTAAGtatcataaacagtgtagtaaatttcataaacagtgtagtaccgttaagtttcataaacaatatagtaagtttcataaacagtgtagtaaattttataaatagtatagtactattaaatttcataaacagtatagtatcgttaagtttcataaacaatgtagtaagtttcataaacagtatgTATGAAGATGTGAGGGTCCCGCGcgtctattttttttaatattaaaataatgtattttttcaataatattatttttttcctttttgttaaaatttaaggggtttttattataattcaagtcttttttattaaataaagttatagcatgattttttgttaaataaacTTAGCCTAAGCACTTTTCATGAAAGTCAATATTTGTTACATAAAGAATCACCTTTTTCCGTAagcatttttattaaattttacaaaataatataatagcTTGTTTGGTGTTTAATTCAAATTCAGCtttataaactaaataatagtttgggaaattttatttgaatctgtctttctacacccaatttaaattttaaatgtacaatgtcttttttatcttatttcATAATTACCATAAAATACaagataaaattaataataaaactaaaatgtaTCAATAAACCCACTCATAATAATCAAACCATTATTATCACGCAATCTTTCTCTTGCGTTCTATTCTTGCTAAAATCCTAAGATATTCTCATAGAGAATAAGCTCTTTTTGACAAATGGatattgattttgaagttttcgaTCTTCCAActaagatatgaattgatttatgagtttttattttatgaactcaGAGAAAAATTCGATGTGCCACCATTGGCacatctcaagatattattttccTGCAACTATGTAAGTCTTAAGTAGATGGACTCTCATTCCTCAAACAATTCTTTCAATCCCTCAAATATGGTTTAGCTTACAAAGGGCCTGAAGCCTTACAAGATAGCTTATATTTTTTGTTGCGGGGAACGTTTACTTGAACATTTTCCACACCTCTTTGACCTCACCTAGATTAGAAGTGCAGGCATGGAggttaataaaaaaatggtacGGCTTGAGTTGCTTCAAGGTTTCATCATTTCTTCCGACATTTTGAGGGCTTGCTCTGCCTTGTTATTATATGTTGACCAATTGCATTTTTCTACGTCTTGTGTTTCCATTTCCTCCAATActctttttacttcttcaaaatcatctAAAAGCACTTCCACCAGAAGCAAAAGAGGtcggcacccagcccaagccaatCTCCAGGCCAGCCTAAAATCGACTGACCAATGGACCAGCTCGTTTGTTTTTTTGCGCCTGGTGGGTAACCTTCACGCGCGCATGGGTGCGAGTAGCAGACAAGAAATTAGAGGCGGGGCCCGCTGACAGGCGCACTCAAATGTCACTCGGGCTCGACAACGTGGCCCACTCtgtgccgttggatttccaatggctagtttttctagaccgttggttttccaacagtaaaaaaaattgaatttcacttttaaactggaccgtccgatcacagatcaacggtccacgttttttcTCCCAAAAAAAAGGTCCAATGGTTAGAATTATAATCGTTGGCCACGTGGTAGCTGGTtggctgttggatttgaatatttttcaaattcaacggtccagattaattaacaacattaaaatttattaaaaattaattacaaattatgaaaattt includes:
- the LOC103440888 gene encoding 17.1 kDa class II heat shock protein-like, which translates into the protein MEVMSLRNIGFDPNNLLETLHDLLDTSDEQNHQSHHAPSRQYVREAKAMAATPADVKETQNAYVFVVDVPGLRPDMIDVKIEDDNVLVVGGERRREKEKDQGVKYLRMERRLGKYLKKFVLPDNADIEKISAECQDGVLTITVAKRPLPEPKKPKAIQVQISSSQGDRQGGVHVESGGQGWQGGAHGKYGGQGSEQGGGQGGGQESQGGRLGGGQEWQAGRQGGGQGGQGDQGNAGAARRVLP